In the Candidatus Dormiibacterota bacterium genome, AACGCCCAATCCATTGATGCGCCGGTCGATCACCTCGACCGTCTGCTCCTGAATCTGCGACGTAATCGTCGGCACGGATTGGGTCGGGTAGAGCTGGAGCAAGAGGCGCGAACCGCCTTGCAAATCCAGGCCTAGATGAATCTTGCTCTGTATAGGAAGCGCAAGCCACAGCGAACCGCCTACGATGGCGATGACCACGAACGCTTTAAAAAACGGTTTGAATGTATTCCAGCTCATCGACGTCTCTAGAAAAGGGAGCGCCACGGCATGGTGTGCCGGGGCGTCAAACCTTAGAAGTGTATCAACGCACACAGGGTCCCGTCAAACGGGCCTGCGAGCGCCCCTGTACGTTCACCACCCCTCCCGGAACCAACTGCAAACACGCCAGGCAACCATCCGTAGCCTCCTACACGGCGACGATCGCGTGGGGGGTGACCGGCAGCTCCGGCGGGAGCTCGGCGTAGCTCAGTACCTCGATGCGCAGGCCGGAGCGAGCGAGGATGCCGGCAAGAGTGGCCCGCAGGGTCGCGCCGCAGAGGAGGGCCGCCCGCTCGCGTGCGACGACTCCGGCATAGGCCTCAATCCGCTCGCGCAGGCCGAGCACTCGCTGCGGATCGATCGCCCGCTCCCCGTCGCGGCCAAGCCAATCGACGATCAGTTCCCGTTCGCATTCCGGGTCCAGCACCAAGGGTTCGAGCCGATCGATGCCTCGACGGCGCAGTAGATCGGGGAGGATGGCTCGGCGAGCCGCCTCCGCGAGCTCGCGAGGCTCTCGCTCGCCGCTTTCCAACATCGCTTCGAATACCGCCAGCGGGTCGCGCGGCCACGCGCTCTCGGATAAGAGCATGCCGACCGCTCGATGGACGGTACCCAACGGCAGCGCCTCGCCGCCGATGTCTTTTACCGCCGCGGGGTGCGTGGTGCGCAGATGCTCGAGCAGCGTTTGCAATTCTTGGCGGCCGACCAGCTCGGAGGCGAAACGGCGCGCCGTTTCGGCCAGGTGCGAGCCGATGACGGAAATCGGGTCGAACACCAGGGCGCCCACGTCGATCGCGCGTTCGCGCTCGGACTGCGCGATCCACGCACCGGGCAGGCCGTAGACGGGCTCGGCAAGCACCGTGGCGCCCAAGCGCTCCAGCAGCTGCGCGTCGGCTACGGCCAGCAGGCGATCGAGATCGAGCACACCTTCGCCCACAACGCGATCGCGCACGCGAATCGCATACGTCCGCGGGTCGCGCGCGAGATCGTCGCGCAAGCGCACCCCCGGCAGCACGATGCCGATCTCGCTAGCCAATGCGCGACGCACCTCGCCGACGCGATCCAGCAGCGCGTCCGCGAGCGGCGGCGCAAGCAGTGCCGCGAGATCGGCGCCGATATCGATCGAGAGCGCGTCCACGCCGACCAATCCGAGCGCCAACTCGGGACGGCGCATCGCCTGGCGTCGCGCGCGCTCGCCGGCGGCGGCCTGCGCGCGCTCGGCGAGATGCCGTCTACGGGCGGCGCCCTGCGCCAGCCCAAACGCAACCAACGCCAGTACGAGAAACACCCCGCGCGGCAACGCCGGGACGAATGAAAGCAACAACAGCAGCGCCCCGGCGCTACGCAACACGTCGGAACGCGCGAAGAGTTGTGCTGCGAGATCGGCCCCGAGCGCACCATCCGACGCAACGCGCGTAACCATCATGCCCATTGCCGTGGAGATGAGGAACGCCGGTAGCGTCGTCACCAGCGCATTGCCGATCGAGAGTAGCGCAAACGTGTTCAGCGCATCGAGGGGTGAAAGGCCGTGATACGCGATGCCGACGACTACGCCGCCAAGCAGATTCAACGCCACGATGACCAGCGCCGCCACCGCATCGCCTTTGACGAATTTACCGGCACCGTCCATCGCGCCGTAAAAATCGGCTTCGCGCTGCACGGCCGCGCGCTTGCGGCGCGCACCGTCGGCATCGAGCGCGCCGGCATGCACGTCGGCGTCGATGGCCATCTGCTTTCCGGGCATCGCATCGAGCGTAAAGCGCGCCGCTACTTCGGCCACACGTTGCGACCCGCTCGCGATCACGACGAACTGAATAGTCACCAAAATCGCAAAGACGATCAGCCCGACAACGAGATTTCCACGAACGACGAAGTCGCCGAAGGCCGGGATGATCGAGCCGGCCGCCCCCGGCGTCGCACCCTGCGTCAGAATCAAGCGCGTGGCCGAAACGTCGAGCGAGAGCCGGAACAACGTCGCCAGCAGCAATGCGGGCGCGAACGCCGAGAATTGCAG is a window encoding:
- a CDS encoding flagellar biosynthesis protein FlhA, with the protein product MTRLPVYAFAGIVLAIVAILIVPLPPWLLDILLAINIFGSALVLLLAVTVEEPLQFSAFAPALLLATLFRLSLDVSATRLILTQGATPGAAGSIIPAFGDFVVRGNLVVGLIVFAILVTIQFVVIASGSQRVAEVAARFTLDAMPGKQMAIDADVHAGALDADGARRKRAAVQREADFYGAMDGAGKFVKGDAVAALVIVALNLLGGVVVGIAYHGLSPLDALNTFALLSIGNALVTTLPAFLISTAMGMMVTRVASDGALGADLAAQLFARSDVLRSAGALLLLLSFVPALPRGVFLVLALVAFGLAQGAARRRHLAERAQAAAGERARRQAMRRPELALGLVGVDALSIDIGADLAALLAPPLADALLDRVGEVRRALASEIGIVLPGVRLRDDLARDPRTYAIRVRDRVVGEGVLDLDRLLAVADAQLLERLGATVLAEPVYGLPGAWIAQSERERAIDVGALVFDPISVIGSHLAETARRFASELVGRQELQTLLEHLRTTHPAAVKDIGGEALPLGTVHRAVGMLLSESAWPRDPLAVFEAMLESGEREPRELAEAARRAILPDLLRRRGIDRLEPLVLDPECERELIVDWLGRDGERAIDPQRVLGLRERIEAYAGVVARERAALLCGATLRATLAGILARSGLRIEVLSYAELPPELPVTPHAIVAV